In the Acidobacteriota bacterium genome, one interval contains:
- a CDS encoding carbon starvation protein A gives MIASIVLTGVAVLVAGYFIYGRLVEGWLGLDPQRPTPAHTMTDGVDYMPTSPAVLMGHHFSSIAGAGPIVGPVIAAAAFGWLPAVVWIVLGSVLIGGVQDFAALAASLRHGARSVAEIAREEISPFARTLFLVFVWLALVYVIVVFVDLTSATFTHDPGVASSSLMYILMAVALGLLVHRAGVRLSRASAVFVPLVFLAIGAGQALPLPLPLDNPAPAWNLLLLGYCLVASVLPVWLLLQPRDFLSSFLLYACLGGGVLGVIFGGGAMDPEVVPLPAFAGWTDANLGLLFPAMFITIACGACSGFHSIVASGTTAKQLANEAHARPVAYGGMLLEGVLALLSVSAVVLVGAQAAGGMAPTLVFSQGLGRILAALGLPQAMGARFAALAISTFLLTTLDTCTRLARYVLEELLALPRGRKGPALAATLATLALPALLTQITLHLPDGTPAPAWKVIWPVFGATNQLLGALAMLAITIWLRHRGRRHAFVAVPMLFMFGVTLVALAQLAWRYTPLTLVGAIAAALFVLALVLAGEAVRRVLVRVPRSSSASR, from the coding sequence ATGATCGCCTCGATCGTGCTGACGGGCGTGGCCGTTCTGGTGGCCGGCTACTTCATCTATGGCCGCCTGGTGGAAGGCTGGCTCGGCCTCGACCCCCAGCGTCCGACGCCGGCCCACACCATGACCGACGGAGTGGACTACATGCCCACCTCGCCGGCGGTGCTGATGGGGCACCACTTCTCCTCCATCGCAGGGGCCGGCCCGATCGTCGGCCCCGTCATCGCTGCCGCCGCCTTCGGCTGGCTGCCGGCGGTGGTCTGGATCGTTCTGGGCTCGGTGCTGATCGGAGGCGTGCAGGACTTCGCCGCCCTGGCCGCATCCTTGCGCCACGGGGCTCGTTCGGTGGCCGAGATCGCACGGGAAGAGATCTCGCCCTTCGCCCGCACCCTCTTCCTGGTCTTCGTCTGGCTCGCCCTGGTCTATGTGATCGTCGTCTTCGTCGACCTGACCTCCGCCACCTTCACCCACGACCCCGGCGTGGCCAGCTCTTCGTTGATGTACATCCTGATGGCCGTGGCGCTGGGCCTGCTGGTCCACCGGGCCGGCGTGCGGCTGTCCCGGGCCAGTGCGGTCTTCGTGCCCCTGGTCTTCCTGGCCATCGGAGCGGGCCAGGCGCTGCCCTTGCCGCTGCCCCTGGACAACCCCGCCCCGGCGTGGAACCTGCTCCTCCTGGGCTACTGCCTGGTGGCCTCGGTGTTGCCCGTGTGGCTGCTGCTCCAGCCCCGGGACTTTCTCTCGTCTTTCTTGCTCTATGCCTGCCTCGGCGGCGGCGTGCTGGGAGTCATCTTCGGCGGCGGCGCCATGGACCCGGAAGTCGTCCCCCTGCCCGCCTTCGCCGGCTGGACCGATGCCAACCTGGGATTGCTCTTCCCCGCCATGTTCATCACCATCGCCTGCGGTGCCTGCTCGGGCTTCCACAGCATCGTCGCTTCGGGGACCACGGCCAAGCAGCTGGCCAACGAGGCCCACGCCCGCCCCGTGGCCTACGGCGGCATGCTCCTCGAAGGGGTGCTGGCCTTGCTCTCCGTCTCGGCGGTGGTCCTGGTCGGCGCCCAGGCGGCGGGGGGCATGGCGCCGACACTGGTCTTCTCGCAGGGCCTGGGCCGCATTCTCGCCGCTCTCGGCCTGCCCCAGGCCATGGGCGCCCGCTTCGCGGCCCTGGCGATTTCCACCTTCTTGCTGACCACTCTCGACACCTGCACCCGTCTGGCCCGCTACGTGCTCGAAGAGTTGCTCGCCCTGCCCCGGGGCAGGAAGGGCCCAGCGCTGGCGGCGACCCTGGCCACTCTCGCCCTGCCCGCCCTGCTGACCCAGATCACCCTGCACCTGCCCGACGGCACGCCGGCTCCGGCCTGGAAGGTGATCTGGCCCGTATTCGGCGCGACCAATCAGCTCCTCGGTGCCCTGGCCATGCTGGCCATCACCATCTGGCTACGCCATCGGGGGCGGCGCCACGCCTTCGTGGCCGTGCCCATGCTCTTCATGTTCGGCGTCACTCTGGTGGCCCTGGCCCAGCTCGCCTGGCGCTATACACCCCTGACCCTCGTCGGCGCCATCGCCGCCGCCCTCTTCGTTCTCGCTCTCGTGCTCGCCGGGGAAGCCGTTCGCCGGGTCCTCGTCAGGGTTCCTCGCAGCAGCTCGGCGTCCCGCTAG
- a CDS encoding glycoside hydrolase family 38 C-terminal domain-containing protein, whose translation MLRFRLLSVCRGLSLLVLGLSLPAAAAYTPGGGTVYSDDFEGELDPDWEQANGLFGAPSPWAQVLDSGDTSFNADGRGPLPNSSTRHWARRPVHPVPATTFSVAFEYRSELGPGYDFALDLFQRAPALRQYRLAIDGQGGLTLLRSEGGGLAALASAVGVIPAGGRRWIRLAIEAGDGHRWLRCRVWSGGAEAEPGGWTLEAFDDLDVIERVHRLDLTADGPVGVETWIDDLDLFGDASIGVDSSVRTIYLVELSHLDIGFTQPVDDIETFAKTHLDQVLDNLDADPDYHWTIENGWWLDRWWERSTDAERERMKGHLQGGRLVLAAGYANLHTTKVSREELTRSLYYSSTMARDLGIEARTWFQDDVPGASFALPELLARGGVDYYVGGMNTGFGGRLSEPDHGDRPFWWVGPDGSRVLTWITFDSYAEGLNWGFSFFDNLPDLYEKMGEKLPEQEEAGYPWPEMMLLRGFDNHYQGFKTRDLAEEWNATYDNPKFVLSTAEEFLDFMLDTRGPDAFPSYSGDFGAAWSGSNAGAQHIQEWTRQAHRDAAAGEMLVASARAVDGGSAESALRRHAYRKMLESDEHSGAGGWPGYFTPEEFDRNARQHLDFAREARDDAAALVDAGLARLVADLPVAGDAVVAVNTLGFERDGWVRQALPAAIYDTDFRVVERGSGREVVYQRFDDVREILFRAEAVPAAGYRVYDLLGGAPTAQPQGVLAVDSGSLENDFYRVEISSTDGSVTSFYDKVRGLELVDGAAAYRFNELAHNTHQDTTAGNPPVAQAPSAATVTVEENGPLRVALRVQREGTPHVESVYRLYRGEDRFEIENGLDRDRMAYVPNDQHSWKYMVTLPFDIHDFSIRSETATRFLDPLSDGFARDGLFDWHNVEHTLAFWDDARGILTASDSISAFHFENLSGLTSPTYSTGDALLLPRMKDKADEYEFDDGTIGPVEQEPDTSPLYPYVHHFRSTDPLFDPPVAAAFGMAALTPLRSRLLSHQAGNMPRDLSSFFEVDAPGVLLATIKPAEDGRGTVLRVVELTGAPAVVGIGSRVLTLVAAERLEQDEEGGVPLAVTGGRVEITLDPYETATVRVETSTSWSPIELSVTKDEAAGVVMLRWTGGVSPYTLERSTTAQFSDPLRLVDEEDVLAYDDPVLDDGGVYFYLVR comes from the coding sequence ATGCTCCGCTTCCGCCTGTTGTCGGTTTGCCGGGGCCTGAGCCTGCTTGTGCTGGGGCTGTCGCTGCCTGCCGCGGCGGCCTACACGCCGGGCGGTGGCACGGTCTACAGCGACGATTTCGAAGGCGAGCTGGATCCCGACTGGGAACAGGCCAATGGCCTGTTCGGGGCGCCTTCGCCGTGGGCCCAGGTGCTGGACTCCGGTGACACCTCGTTCAACGCCGACGGGCGGGGTCCCCTGCCCAACTCCAGTACCCGCCACTGGGCCCGACGGCCGGTGCATCCCGTCCCGGCGACGACCTTTTCCGTGGCCTTCGAATACCGTTCGGAGCTGGGTCCGGGCTATGACTTCGCCCTCGACCTCTTCCAGCGGGCTCCCGCCCTGCGGCAGTACCGCCTGGCGATCGACGGGCAGGGAGGCCTGACCCTGCTGCGCAGCGAGGGCGGAGGCCTGGCGGCGTTGGCCTCCGCGGTCGGCGTGATTCCCGCGGGGGGGCGGCGCTGGATCCGCCTGGCCATCGAGGCCGGTGACGGTCATCGCTGGCTCCGCTGCCGGGTCTGGAGCGGCGGCGCGGAGGCCGAGCCGGGAGGTTGGACCCTGGAGGCCTTCGACGACCTGGACGTGATCGAACGGGTCCACCGCCTCGATCTGACCGCCGACGGCCCGGTGGGAGTCGAGACATGGATCGACGACCTGGATCTCTTCGGTGACGCATCGATCGGGGTGGATTCCTCGGTCCGCACGATCTACCTGGTCGAGCTTTCCCACCTGGACATCGGTTTCACCCAACCCGTGGACGATATCGAGACTTTTGCCAAGACCCACCTGGACCAGGTGCTCGACAACCTGGACGCGGATCCGGACTACCACTGGACCATCGAGAACGGCTGGTGGCTCGACCGCTGGTGGGAGCGTTCCACCGATGCGGAGCGGGAGCGCATGAAGGGTCATCTCCAGGGGGGGCGGCTGGTCCTGGCAGCGGGCTACGCCAACCTGCACACCACCAAGGTGTCGCGGGAGGAACTGACCCGCTCGCTCTATTACTCGTCGACCATGGCCCGCGATCTGGGCATCGAGGCCCGGACCTGGTTCCAGGACGATGTTCCCGGGGCGAGCTTCGCCCTGCCGGAGCTGCTGGCCCGCGGCGGCGTCGACTACTACGTGGGCGGGATGAACACCGGCTTCGGCGGCAGGCTGAGCGAGCCGGACCACGGTGACCGCCCCTTCTGGTGGGTCGGACCCGACGGCAGTCGGGTGTTGACCTGGATCACCTTCGACAGCTATGCCGAGGGACTGAACTGGGGCTTTTCCTTCTTCGACAACCTGCCGGATCTCTACGAGAAGATGGGCGAGAAGCTGCCCGAGCAGGAGGAGGCGGGCTATCCGTGGCCCGAGATGATGCTGCTGCGGGGTTTCGACAATCACTACCAGGGCTTCAAGACCCGCGACCTGGCCGAGGAGTGGAATGCCACCTACGACAACCCCAAGTTCGTTCTCTCCACGGCGGAGGAGTTCCTCGACTTCATGCTCGATACGCGCGGTCCCGATGCCTTTCCTTCCTACTCGGGGGATTTTGGTGCGGCCTGGTCGGGCTCCAATGCTGGCGCGCAGCATATCCAGGAGTGGACCCGTCAGGCCCACCGGGACGCCGCCGCCGGGGAGATGCTGGTGGCCTCGGCCCGCGCCGTCGATGGCGGCAGCGCAGAGAGTGCCCTGCGGCGACATGCCTACCGGAAGATGCTCGAGTCCGACGAACACTCGGGTGCCGGGGGCTGGCCGGGCTACTTCACTCCCGAGGAGTTCGACCGTAACGCCCGCCAGCATCTCGACTTCGCCCGCGAGGCGCGGGACGACGCGGCCGCGCTGGTGGACGCCGGTCTGGCGCGCCTGGTGGCCGACCTGCCGGTCGCCGGCGACGCGGTGGTGGCGGTCAACACCCTGGGCTTCGAGCGGGATGGCTGGGTCCGGCAAGCCCTGCCGGCGGCGATCTACGACACTGATTTCCGGGTCGTCGAGCGGGGAAGCGGACGGGAGGTGGTCTACCAGCGCTTCGACGACGTGAGGGAAATCCTCTTTCGGGCCGAGGCGGTACCTGCCGCCGGTTACAGGGTCTACGACCTGCTCGGCGGCGCGCCCACGGCCCAGCCCCAGGGTGTGCTGGCGGTGGATTCCGGCTCGCTCGAGAACGACTTCTATCGCGTCGAGATCAGCAGCACCGATGGATCGGTGACCAGCTTCTACGACAAGGTGCGAGGCCTGGAGTTGGTCGACGGAGCCGCGGCCTATCGTTTCAACGAGCTGGCCCACAACACCCACCAGGACACCACCGCGGGCAACCCGCCGGTCGCCCAGGCGCCCAGCGCCGCCACGGTCACCGTCGAGGAGAACGGGCCGCTGCGGGTGGCCCTGCGGGTGCAGCGGGAGGGGACGCCTCATGTGGAGAGCGTCTATCGCCTCTACCGGGGCGAAGACCGCTTCGAGATCGAAAACGGGCTCGACCGGGACAGGATGGCCTACGTGCCCAACGACCAGCACTCCTGGAAGTACATGGTCACCTTGCCCTTCGATATCCACGACTTTTCCATTCGGTCGGAGACCGCCACCCGCTTCCTCGATCCACTGAGCGATGGTTTTGCCCGGGATGGCCTGTTCGACTGGCACAACGTGGAACATACCCTGGCCTTCTGGGACGATGCCCGGGGCATTCTGACGGCTTCCGACAGCATCAGCGCCTTCCACTTCGAGAACCTCAGCGGCCTGACCTCGCCGACTTACTCCACCGGCGACGCCCTGCTGCTGCCACGGATGAAGGACAAGGCCGACGAGTACGAATTCGATGACGGCACGATCGGGCCTGTGGAACAGGAGCCGGATACCTCGCCCCTCTATCCCTACGTACACCATTTCCGCTCCACGGATCCTCTCTTCGACCCGCCGGTAGCGGCAGCTTTCGGCATGGCGGCGCTGACACCGCTGCGCTCGCGCCTGCTCAGCCACCAGGCAGGGAATATGCCCCGGGATCTGTCTTCCTTTTTCGAGGTCGACGCGCCGGGGGTGCTGCTGGCTACCATCAAGCCCGCCGAAGACGGCCGGGGCACCGTGCTGCGTGTGGTGGAGTTGACGGGCGCGCCCGCGGTGGTCGGCATCGGCTCCCGCGTGCTGACCCTCGTGGCCGCCGAGCGACTCGAGCAGGACGAGGAGGGCGGCGTCCCTCTCGCCGTCACCGGCGGCCGGGTGGAGATCACCCTCGATCCCTACGAGACGGCCACGGTACGGGTCGAAACCTCGACTTCCTGGTCGCCCATCGAGCTGAGCGTCACCAAGGACGAGGCGGCCGGGGTGGTGATGCTGCGCTGGACCGGGGGCGTGAGCCCCTACACCCTGGAGCGTTCGACGACGGCCCAGTTCAGTGATCCCCTGCGGCTGGTGGACGAGGAGGACGTTCTGGCCTACGACGATCCGGTGCTCGATGACGGCGGGGTCTACTTCTACCTCGTGCGCTGA
- a CDS encoding DUF349 domain-containing protein has translation MVDDSPQGEQQHPADAEPNSPPPPGPLDEGASARPTSEVADTPSARAEGSLSPWCRIDDEGRIHQQGSEVLDNRVVGRLEGRAPHVALAFFEERFKLLERNVEELEEQFRAAENKGKFSERTERLIARVRTADAIGDFDGLMRRLTNLRGAVRAYQDAMRERKASLCEQAEALADSTAWAATTDKLRALQAEWKTLGSSTRADDEALWARFRGAMDVFFARRDEDRARRQQERESARRLKEELCARAEALAESSDWEATARLQEELMEGWKKAGWAGKGPDEALWERFRTARAAFFDRRRAHRSQRKEELESNYRRKDELCKAAEALVDSDDLPAACEEAKQLQARWKAIGPVPRAVSETQWKRFRAACDQLFRRAQGQRGRGGGRPRQRDERRTPPGGSRKREQAEQIREAIARDRGNLARWKSAIEGFAGASASLRGGLEEKIREVESQLARQEEQLAALEEEIRNER, from the coding sequence ATGGTGGACGACAGCCCTCAGGGCGAGCAGCAGCATCCGGCAGACGCCGAGCCGAACTCTCCGCCGCCCCCCGGGCCGCTGGACGAGGGAGCGTCGGCGCGGCCGACTTCCGAGGTGGCGGACACTCCGTCCGCCCGGGCCGAGGGCTCCCTGTCTCCCTGGTGCCGGATCGACGACGAGGGGCGGATCCACCAGCAGGGCAGTGAAGTGCTCGACAATCGGGTGGTGGGCCGGCTCGAGGGACGAGCGCCCCACGTGGCCCTGGCGTTCTTCGAAGAGCGCTTCAAGCTCCTCGAGCGCAACGTGGAAGAGCTCGAAGAACAGTTTCGGGCGGCGGAGAACAAGGGCAAGTTCTCCGAGCGCACCGAGCGCCTGATCGCCCGGGTTCGCACCGCCGATGCGATCGGCGATTTCGACGGGCTGATGCGCCGCCTGACCAATCTCCGGGGTGCCGTGCGCGCCTACCAGGACGCCATGCGGGAGCGCAAGGCCAGCCTCTGCGAGCAGGCGGAGGCGCTTGCGGACTCCACCGCCTGGGCGGCGACGACGGACAAACTGCGCGCGCTGCAGGCGGAGTGGAAGACGCTGGGTTCTTCGACCCGTGCCGATGACGAGGCCTTGTGGGCCCGCTTCCGGGGCGCGATGGATGTCTTCTTCGCCCGTCGTGACGAAGATCGCGCCCGGCGCCAGCAGGAGCGGGAAAGCGCCCGGCGGCTGAAGGAAGAACTCTGCGCCCGGGCCGAGGCCCTGGCGGAGTCGAGCGACTGGGAAGCGACGGCCAGGCTGCAGGAAGAGCTGATGGAAGGCTGGAAGAAGGCCGGTTGGGCCGGCAAGGGGCCGGACGAGGCCCTCTGGGAGCGCTTCCGCACGGCCCGCGCTGCATTTTTCGATCGTCGCCGGGCGCACCGCAGCCAGCGGAAGGAAGAGCTGGAAAGCAACTACCGGCGGAAGGACGAACTGTGCAAGGCCGCCGAGGCCCTGGTGGACAGCGACGACCTGCCGGCGGCCTGCGAAGAGGCCAAGCAACTCCAGGCCCGCTGGAAAGCCATCGGGCCCGTGCCCCGCGCGGTTTCGGAGACCCAGTGGAAGCGCTTCCGCGCTGCCTGCGACCAGCTCTTCCGGCGGGCTCAGGGACAACGGGGTCGAGGCGGGGGGCGTCCGCGTCAGCGGGACGAGCGGCGCACACCCCCCGGGGGCAGCCGCAAGCGGGAGCAGGCCGAGCAGATTCGCGAGGCCATCGCGCGGGATCGCGGAAACCTTGCCCGCTGGAAGAGCGCCATCGAGGGTTTCGCCGGGGCTTCCGCTTCCCTGCGCGGGGGGCTCGAGGAAAAGATCCGCGAGGTGGAATCCCAGTTGGCCCGGCAGGAGGAGCAGCTCGCCGCCCTCGAGGAAGAAATCCGCAACGAACGCTAG
- a CDS encoding Spy/CpxP family protein refolding chaperone, which produces MSMPRVFREKPIPLLLTLLLLAPAMAAERSAAPAPDRPTTGIGRLSAGTGAPHLPPAAEIDPDPARAGRNGADGAPRHRIEAFRTVARFLDLDQAQRAEWKELLAQLRRQTAPLREEVHRARAALRAALDASEPDAATLGNLLLEAREKKTAIAAARRRYQEDFRRLLDGEQTRRLEAIDSAARLARLLPAFRATALIAPSPRRPRR; this is translated from the coding sequence ATGAGCATGCCGCGCGTTTTCCGCGAAAAACCCATCCCCCTGCTGCTGACCCTGCTCCTCCTCGCGCCGGCGATGGCCGCGGAGCGGAGCGCCGCCCCGGCCCCGGACCGCCCCACGACGGGAATCGGTCGCCTGTCTGCCGGCACCGGCGCGCCCCACCTTCCCCCGGCGGCCGAGATCGACCCGGATCCGGCGCGAGCCGGAAGGAACGGTGCCGATGGCGCTCCCCGGCACCGGATCGAGGCCTTCCGCACCGTGGCCCGCTTTCTCGACCTCGACCAGGCTCAACGAGCGGAGTGGAAGGAACTGCTGGCCCAGTTGCGCCGGCAGACCGCCCCTCTCCGGGAAGAAGTGCACAGGGCACGCGCGGCGCTCCGCGCGGCGCTCGACGCCTCCGAGCCCGACGCCGCGACCCTCGGCAACCTGCTGCTGGAAGCCCGTGAGAAGAAGACGGCGATCGCTGCCGCCCGGCGGCGGTACCAGGAGGACTTCCGCCGCCTCCTCGACGGTGAGCAGACGCGACGTCTCGAGGCCATCGACTCCGCCGCCCGGCTCGCACGCCTCCTGCCCGCCTTCCGCGCCACGGCGCTGATCGCCCCTTCCCCTCGCCGGCCACGCCGCTGA
- the aat gene encoding leucyl/phenylalanyl-tRNA--protein transferase, giving the protein MPVFELDNAPTFPPPHFAEPGGLLAVGGDLSPRRLLTAYAAGIFPWPHEGYPLLWFSPDPRMVLVPDRLHVARRLRRRLRQRPYRVTLDTACPRVIEACATVPRGRETGTWITAEMIEAYVRLHELGFVHSAEAWRGEALVGGIYGVSLGGAFIGESMFHRADGASRAAFIALVLQIRRWGFGLLDAQVPTDHVRRYGARPWPRSRYLKVLARLVEQPTRRGRWQLDEDLTYPLAGPADSAPDPAP; this is encoded by the coding sequence GTGCCGGTATTCGAACTCGACAACGCCCCCACTTTTCCGCCCCCGCACTTCGCCGAACCCGGGGGTCTGCTCGCCGTGGGCGGCGACCTCTCCCCCCGGCGCCTGTTGACCGCTTACGCCGCGGGAATCTTCCCCTGGCCCCACGAGGGCTACCCTCTGCTGTGGTTTTCGCCGGACCCCCGCATGGTGCTGGTGCCCGATCGGCTCCACGTCGCCCGCCGCCTGCGTCGGCGCCTGCGGCAACGACCCTATCGCGTCACCCTCGATACGGCCTGCCCCAGGGTCATCGAGGCCTGCGCGACGGTCCCCCGCGGCCGGGAGACGGGGACCTGGATCACGGCCGAGATGATCGAGGCCTACGTCCGCCTGCATGAGTTGGGCTTCGTCCACAGCGCCGAGGCCTGGCGCGGCGAGGCACTGGTGGGCGGAATCTACGGGGTGAGCCTGGGAGGCGCGTTCATCGGCGAGTCCATGTTCCACCGGGCGGACGGCGCTTCCCGCGCCGCCTTCATCGCCCTGGTCCTGCAAATCCGCCGTTGGGGTTTCGGTCTGCTCGATGCCCAGGTGCCGACCGACCATGTCAGGCGCTACGGCGCCCGTCCCTGGCCTCGCAGCCGCTACCTGAAGGTGCTGGCCCGCCTGGTCGAGCAACCGACCCGTCGCGGACGCTGGCAACTGGACGAGGACCTGACCTACCCCCTCGCCGGACCTGCCGACTCCGCCCCGGATCCCGCCCCCTGA
- a CDS encoding radical SAM protein, with amino-acid sequence MTAGWPIAYVEPVFRPPSEAESLILQLTVGCSWNRCTFCAMYRGKRYRVRSVREVVEEIRAAARRTAPRKVFLADGDALAAPPNRLEEILETIRAELPSVGRVGIYGDSRAILRCGAEGLRRLAERGLGIVYFGAESGDDATLRAIRKGATAARQLEASKLVLEAGIKLSVMVLVGLGGKAGSRRHAEATGRFLVAASPTYAAALTLTPVPSSPLYEAWKAGEFELPDRWGMLEEVRVLLTSMEGYRGLFHANHASNYLPLRLRLPRDRQPALALLDRVLERRDPSLLVPDSARGL; translated from the coding sequence ATGACCGCCGGATGGCCCATTGCCTATGTCGAGCCCGTGTTCAGGCCGCCCTCTGAAGCGGAGTCTTTGATCCTCCAGCTCACCGTGGGCTGTTCGTGGAATCGCTGCACATTCTGCGCGATGTACCGCGGGAAGCGATACCGGGTGCGTTCAGTCCGGGAAGTCGTCGAAGAGATCCGCGCGGCCGCGCGCCGGACCGCGCCGCGCAAGGTTTTCCTGGCTGACGGCGATGCCCTGGCCGCGCCGCCGAATCGGCTCGAGGAGATCCTGGAGACGATCCGGGCCGAGCTGCCGTCGGTCGGTCGGGTGGGCATCTACGGCGATTCCCGGGCGATCCTGCGCTGCGGTGCGGAGGGGCTTCGTCGCCTCGCGGAGCGGGGGCTGGGTATCGTCTACTTCGGTGCCGAGAGCGGCGACGACGCGACCCTCAGGGCGATCCGCAAGGGTGCCACCGCGGCCCGACAGCTCGAGGCCTCGAAACTCGTGCTCGAGGCCGGGATCAAGTTGTCGGTGATGGTTCTCGTCGGCCTGGGAGGCAAGGCCGGTTCCCGGCGCCACGCGGAAGCCACCGGGCGTTTCCTGGTGGCCGCTTCGCCGACCTATGCCGCGGCGCTGACGCTCACGCCGGTGCCGTCGAGTCCGCTCTACGAGGCCTGGAAGGCCGGCGAGTTCGAGCTGCCCGACCGCTGGGGCATGCTCGAGGAAGTACGCGTGCTGCTGACCTCCATGGAGGGCTACCGGGGGTTGTTTCACGCCAATCACGCGTCCAACTATCTCCCTTTGCGCCTGCGGCTGCCCCGGGATCGCCAGCCGGCGCTGGCGCTGCTGGACCGGGTTCTCGAGCGTCGCGATCCGAGCCTGCTGGTTCCCGACTCCGCCCGGGGACTGTAG